Proteins found in one Quercus robur chromosome 2, dhQueRobu3.1, whole genome shotgun sequence genomic segment:
- the LOC126714828 gene encoding DExH-box ATP-dependent RNA helicase DExH17 isoform X2, whose amino-acid sequence MDSYTLKSVLDLPAHFRSAFKFRYFNSLQSECFPVCFHSDANMVISAPTGSGKTVLFELCILRLLSKFISEDGRFIHIKGTLKTIYIAPSKALVQEKLRDWNEKFGSWGINCLELTGDNESYNIKNIQDADIVLTTPEKFDAVTRYRIKDGGLSFFSDIALLLIDEVHLLNDPRGATLEAIVSRIKMLSRNPELRSSPLAHVRFLAVSATIPNVEDLAEWLLVPVQGIKRFGEEMRPVKLTTKVFGYTPAKNDFLFEKRLQNYIFDILMQFSRGKSALVFCSTRKGAQEAAQCLSQIAMTFGYSNPFIKSNEQKERLREASLSCSDKQMQSYIIFGVGYHNGGLCLKDRNLIEGLFLKGDIQILCTTNTLAHGINLPAHTVVIKSTQHFNKEKGLYMEYDRSTILQMCGRAGRPPFDDTGMVIIMTRKETVHLYENLLNGCEVVESQLLPCVTEHLTAEIVQLTVSDITKAIEWMKCSYLYVRMKKNPENYAVKKGTSIDRIERHMQEICVQKVNELSQHQMIWTDEDGFLLKSLDPGKLMTKYYLKFDTMKHIMQTPVNCTIEDALHIICRAEEIAWIQLRRNEKKLLNDINIDKDGRLRFHLLDDKGKRKKRIQTREEKIFILANDCLTGDPSVHDLSLSQDMNSICSNGSRIVKCMKEYFIYKKNYKGALNSTLLAKSLYQKLWDDSPYLLKQLPGIGMVTAKALHSMGINSFETLAEADPRRIEIVTGRKYPFGNHIKDSLHSLPPKVDMKVEEIECQRQGKSMLVVTLTRLTQSVQPTKRHYADMIVGSEEENLIIFHEKIRLEEFSSPYSAAILLSNPHQGKLTIKADLIFEEYSMASAIICLTSFAFVYTGIGFQTKSSFCIIIHVVGIDLRQKLLLMKENNLSMNYKKRNKQPSSFPLPKEVYIIDDDEPTSRAPAKEHNRSVNSERKNDSLPTFNLLDEEMGEGEPDVEDKEDDCKIITEKTVFDHIREKSKNFPILAASSSASSPLSETLIFTRKRTREKQLELQSEVEVLEETDRNKIPRQSVVNPSSETIEAEDYGLDTYKCMTPNHHITARSLDTMIEGGPPPESAESTLKTSIEESIFDHIRRKSKNFPVINKSMTKDFESLLWTKEHFSDSQADSSSASSEILKEMNPDKVLRTSDSESTEVKHNIYFGSSYGLLNLPPRVSSTNADSSSTKMLSFDISMLKNREQLAEPVSSMKSSSKQQCSPRESKRQQCSPNEFKRQCCSMETTSETKEADSFLGFKSVFSFL is encoded by the exons ATGGATTCATACACACTGAAGTCCGTTTTAGATTTGCCTGCACATTTTCGTTCAGCTTTTAAATTCAg GTACTTCAATTCGCTGCAAAGTGAATGCTTTCCTGTTTGCTTCCATTCCGATGCAAACATGGTTATTTCAGCACCAACAGGAAGTGGTAAAACGGTGCTCTTTGAGCTTTGCATTTTGAGGCTTCTCTCAAAGTTCATCTCTGAAGATGGGAGGTTCATCCATATAAAGGGAACCCTCAAAACA ATCTATATAGCCCCATCTAAGGCCTTAGTCCAAGAGAAGCTCCGTGATTGGAATGAGAAGTTTGGATCATGGGGGATAAATTGCCTGGAGTTGACTGGTGATAATGAATCTTACAACATAAAGAATATTCAAGATGCTGATATCGTTCTAACTACTCCTGAG AAATTTGATGCTGTGACTCGTTATCGCATAAAAGATGGTGGCTTGAGCTTTTTCAGTGATATAGCACTTCTACTTATTGATGAAGTTCACCTATTGAACGATCCACGTGGAGCCACTTTGGAGGCAATAGTTAGCAGAATAAAAATGCTTTCTCGCAACCCAGAGCTGAGATCGAGTCCTCTTGCTCATGTCCGCTTCCTTGCTGTGTCTGCCACGATTCCAAATGTTGAGGACCTTG CTGAATGGCTTTTGGTTCCTGTCCAAGGAATTAAAAG GTTTGGGGAAGAAATGAGGCCTGTCAAGTTGACTACTAAAGTTTTTG GCTACACCCCAGCCAAAAATGACTTTCTATTTGAGAAG CGCcttcaaaactatatttttg ATATTCTTATGCAATTTTCAAGGGGAAAATCTGCTCTGGTTTTTTGTTCAACTAGAAAGGGAGCACAAGAAGCAGCACAATGCCTCTCTCAGATAGCAATGACCTTTGGATATTCAAATCCATTCATTAAAAGCAATGAACAGAAGGAAAGGCTAAGGGAAGCATCACTATCATGCAGTGATAAACAAATGCAATCTTATATCATTTTTGGTG ttgGTTATCACAATGGTGGGCTTTGCTTGAAGGATCGCAATCTCATTGAAGGTCTTTTTCTTAAGGGCGATATTCAAATTCTGTGCACTACAAATACTCTTGCCCATGGGATCAACCTACCAGCACACACAGTAGTGATAAAATCAACGCAGCACTT CAACAAGGAAAAAGGTCTCTACATGGAATATGACCGATCCACAATATTACAG ATGTGCGGGAGGGCAGGCCGGCCACCATTTGATGATACAGGAATGGTTATAATCATGACAAGAAAAGAAACA GTACATTTGTATGAGAATCTATTGAATGGATGTGAAGTGGTGGAATCGCA ATTGCTTCCATGTGTGACAGAGCACTTAACTGCAGAGATAGTTCAACTGACCGTCTCTGATATTACAAAAGCAATTGAATGGATGAAGTGCTCATATTTGTATGTCAGAATGAAAAAG AACCCTGAGAATTATGCAGTTAAAAAAGGGACTTCAATTGACCGTATAGAGAGGCATATGCAAG AGATTTGTGTCCAGAAAGTTAATGAGTTATCCCAACATCAAATGATCTGGACTGATGAAGATGGTTTCCTCTTGAAGTCACTAG ATCCTGGAAAGTTGATGACAAAGTactatttgaaatttgacacaaTGAAACACATTATGCAGACCCCTGTAAACTGCACTATAGAAGATGCACTTCATATCATATGCCGTGCTGAGGAAATTGctt GGATACAGCTCAGACGCAATGAGAAGAAACTTCTAAATGACATAAACATTGACAAAGATGGCCGACTTCGCTTTCACCTCCTTGATGATAAGGGGAAACGGAAAAAGCGTATCCAaactagagaagaaaaaatatttattttggcaAATGATTGCTTGACTGGTGATCCTTCAGTTCATGATTTATCCCTGAGCCAG GACATGAATTCTATATGCTCAAATGGGAGTAGAATTGTGAAGTGCATGAAAGAGTATTTCATTTACAAGAAGAATTATAAAGGAGCCTTGAATTCAACACTCTTGGCGAAATCCTTGTATCAAAAACTCTGGGATGATAGTCCATACTTGCTGAAACAATTACCTGGCATTGGAATGGTGACCGCCAAG GCACTGCATTCAATGGGAATTAACTCATTTGAGACTTTAGCTGAAGCTGATCCAAGGAGGATAGAGATAGTCACTGGTCGAAAATATCCATTCGGGAACCATATTAAGGATTCCTTACATTCACTACCTCCAAAAGTCGACATGAAGGTTGAGGAAATTGAGTGCCAGAGGCAAGGAAAGTCCATGCTGGTAGTAACATTGACTAGGCTAACACAATCAGTGCAACCAACAAAAAGACATTATGCTGATATG ATTGTTGGTTCAGAAGAGGAGAACTTGATTATCTTCCATGAGAAAATAag ACTGGAAGAGTTCTCCAG CCCCTATAGTGCAGCAATTCTCCTGTCAAATCCTCATCAAGGAAAGCTGACTATTAAGGCTGATCTTATTTTTGAAGAGTACAGTATGGCCTCAGCCATTATATGTCTAACTTCTTTTGCGTTTGTTTATACTGGCATTGGATTCCAGACTAAGAGTTCATTTTGTATCATCATTCATGTAGTTGGTATTGATCTCCGCCAAAAACTTTTattgatgaaagaaaacaatttaagcatgaattataaaaagagaaataagcAGCCTTCCTCTTTTCCTCTGCCCAAGGAAGTATACATCATAGATGATGATGAACCTACATCTCGAGCTCCAGCCAAAGAGCATAACAGATCGGTCAACTCTGAAAGGAAAAATGATTCATT GCCCACTTTCAACCTCCTAGATGAAGAGATGGGGGAAG GTGAGCCTGATGTTGAAGATAAAGAAGATGATTGCAAAATCATCACTGAAAAAACAGTGTTTGATCACATAcgtgaaaaatccaaaaactttCCTATCTTAGCTGCATCAAGTAGTGCCTCTTCTCCATTATCAGAGACCTTGATTTTCACAAGAAAGCGAACTCGTGAGAAGCAGCTTGAACTCCAAAGTGAAGTAGAAGTTCTGGAAGAGACAGACAGAAACAAGATTCCACGACAGAGTGTGGTCAATCCTTCTTCAGAAACCATAGAGGCAGAAGACTATGGACTTGATACTTACAAATGTATGACTCCAAATCACCACATTACTGCCAGAAGCTTAGATACCATGATCGAAGGCGGGCCTCCTCCAGAATCTGCGGAAAGCACATTGAAAACTTCAATTGAGGAATCAATATTTGATCATATACGGAGAAAATCTAAGAATTTCCCTGTTATCAATAAATCAATGACCAAGGATTTTGAGTCTTTACTCTGGACAAAGGAACATTTCTCTGACAGTCAGGCTGACTCTAGTAGTGCTTCCTCTGAAATATTGAAAGAGATGAATCCAGATAAAGTCCTAAGAACTTCAGATTCGGAAAGCACAGAGGTCAAACACAACATATATTTTGGAAGCTCCTATGGGTTACTGAATCTTCCTCCAAGAGTTTCAAGCACCAATGCTGATTCATCATCTACTAAGATGCTATCATTTGATATTTCCATGTTAAAGAATAGGGAGCAGTTAGCAGAACCAGTGAGCTCCATGAAAAGTAGCAGCAAACAGCAATGCTCTCCAAGAGAATCTAAAAGGCAGCAGTGTTCTCCAAATGAATTCAAAAGACAGTGCTGCTCAATGGAAACAACTAGCGAAACCAAGGAAGCAGATTCATTTCTTGGGTTTAAGAGTGTCTTTTCATTTCTCTGA
- the LOC126714828 gene encoding DExH-box ATP-dependent RNA helicase DExH17 isoform X4, whose product MDSYTLKSVLDLPAHFRSAFKFRYFNSLQSECFPVCFHSDANMVISAPTGSGKTVLFELCILRLLSKFISEDGRFIHIKGTLKTIYIAPSKALVQEKLRDWNEKFGSWGINCLELTGDNESYNIKNIQDADIVLTTPEKFDAVTRYRIKDGGLSFFSDIALLLIDEVHLLNDPRGATLEAIVSRIKMLSRNPELRSSPLAHVRFLAVSATIPNVEDLAEWLLVPVQGIKRFGEEMRPVKLTTKVFGYTPAKNDFLFEKRLQNYIFDILMQFSRGKSALVFCSTRKGAQEAAQCLSQIAMTFGYSNPFIKSNEQKERLREASLSCSDKQMQSYIIFGVGYHNGGLCLKDRNLIEGLFLKGDIQILCTTNTLAHGINLPAHTVVIKSTQHFNKEKGLYMEYDRSTILQMCGRAGRPPFDDTGMVIIMTRKETVHLYENLLNGCEVVESQLLPCVTEHLTAEIVQLTVSDITKAIEWMKCSYLYVRMKKNPENYAVKKGTSIDRIERHMQEICVQKVNELSQHQMIWTDEDGFLLKSLDPGKLMTKYYLKFDTMKHIMQTPVNCTIEDALHIICRAEEIAWIQLRRNEKKLLNDINIDKDGRLRFHLLDDKGKRKKRIQTREEKIFILANDCLTGDPSVHDLSLSQDMNSICSNGSRIVKCMKEYFIYKKNYKGALNSTLLAKSLYQKLWDDSPYLLKQLPGIGMVTAKALHSMGINSFETLAEADPRRIEIVTGRKYPFGNHIKDSLHSLPPKVDMKVEEIECQRQGKSMLVVTLTRLTQSVQPTKRHYADMIVGSEEENLIIFHEKIRLEEFSSPYSAAILLSNPHQGKLTIKADLIFEEYIGIDLRQKLLLMKENNLSMNYKKRNKQPSSFPLPKEVYIIDDDEPTSRAPAKEHNRSVNSERKNDSLPTFNLLDEEMGEGEPDVEDKEDDCKIITEKTVFDHIREKSKNFPILAASSSASSPLSETLIFTRKRTREKQLELQSEVEVLEETDRNKIPRQSVVNPSSETIEAEDYGLDTYKCMTPNHHITARSLDTMIEGGPPPESAESTLKTSIEESIFDHIRRKSKNFPVINKSMTKDFESLLWTKEHFSDSQADSSSASSEILKEMNPDKVLRTSDSESTEVKHNIYFGSSYGLLNLPPRVSSTNADSSSTKMLSFDISMLKNREQLAEPVSSMKSSSKQQCSPRESKRQQCSPNEFKRQCCSMETTSETKEADSFLGFKSVFSFL is encoded by the exons ATGGATTCATACACACTGAAGTCCGTTTTAGATTTGCCTGCACATTTTCGTTCAGCTTTTAAATTCAg GTACTTCAATTCGCTGCAAAGTGAATGCTTTCCTGTTTGCTTCCATTCCGATGCAAACATGGTTATTTCAGCACCAACAGGAAGTGGTAAAACGGTGCTCTTTGAGCTTTGCATTTTGAGGCTTCTCTCAAAGTTCATCTCTGAAGATGGGAGGTTCATCCATATAAAGGGAACCCTCAAAACA ATCTATATAGCCCCATCTAAGGCCTTAGTCCAAGAGAAGCTCCGTGATTGGAATGAGAAGTTTGGATCATGGGGGATAAATTGCCTGGAGTTGACTGGTGATAATGAATCTTACAACATAAAGAATATTCAAGATGCTGATATCGTTCTAACTACTCCTGAG AAATTTGATGCTGTGACTCGTTATCGCATAAAAGATGGTGGCTTGAGCTTTTTCAGTGATATAGCACTTCTACTTATTGATGAAGTTCACCTATTGAACGATCCACGTGGAGCCACTTTGGAGGCAATAGTTAGCAGAATAAAAATGCTTTCTCGCAACCCAGAGCTGAGATCGAGTCCTCTTGCTCATGTCCGCTTCCTTGCTGTGTCTGCCACGATTCCAAATGTTGAGGACCTTG CTGAATGGCTTTTGGTTCCTGTCCAAGGAATTAAAAG GTTTGGGGAAGAAATGAGGCCTGTCAAGTTGACTACTAAAGTTTTTG GCTACACCCCAGCCAAAAATGACTTTCTATTTGAGAAG CGCcttcaaaactatatttttg ATATTCTTATGCAATTTTCAAGGGGAAAATCTGCTCTGGTTTTTTGTTCAACTAGAAAGGGAGCACAAGAAGCAGCACAATGCCTCTCTCAGATAGCAATGACCTTTGGATATTCAAATCCATTCATTAAAAGCAATGAACAGAAGGAAAGGCTAAGGGAAGCATCACTATCATGCAGTGATAAACAAATGCAATCTTATATCATTTTTGGTG ttgGTTATCACAATGGTGGGCTTTGCTTGAAGGATCGCAATCTCATTGAAGGTCTTTTTCTTAAGGGCGATATTCAAATTCTGTGCACTACAAATACTCTTGCCCATGGGATCAACCTACCAGCACACACAGTAGTGATAAAATCAACGCAGCACTT CAACAAGGAAAAAGGTCTCTACATGGAATATGACCGATCCACAATATTACAG ATGTGCGGGAGGGCAGGCCGGCCACCATTTGATGATACAGGAATGGTTATAATCATGACAAGAAAAGAAACA GTACATTTGTATGAGAATCTATTGAATGGATGTGAAGTGGTGGAATCGCA ATTGCTTCCATGTGTGACAGAGCACTTAACTGCAGAGATAGTTCAACTGACCGTCTCTGATATTACAAAAGCAATTGAATGGATGAAGTGCTCATATTTGTATGTCAGAATGAAAAAG AACCCTGAGAATTATGCAGTTAAAAAAGGGACTTCAATTGACCGTATAGAGAGGCATATGCAAG AGATTTGTGTCCAGAAAGTTAATGAGTTATCCCAACATCAAATGATCTGGACTGATGAAGATGGTTTCCTCTTGAAGTCACTAG ATCCTGGAAAGTTGATGACAAAGTactatttgaaatttgacacaaTGAAACACATTATGCAGACCCCTGTAAACTGCACTATAGAAGATGCACTTCATATCATATGCCGTGCTGAGGAAATTGctt GGATACAGCTCAGACGCAATGAGAAGAAACTTCTAAATGACATAAACATTGACAAAGATGGCCGACTTCGCTTTCACCTCCTTGATGATAAGGGGAAACGGAAAAAGCGTATCCAaactagagaagaaaaaatatttattttggcaAATGATTGCTTGACTGGTGATCCTTCAGTTCATGATTTATCCCTGAGCCAG GACATGAATTCTATATGCTCAAATGGGAGTAGAATTGTGAAGTGCATGAAAGAGTATTTCATTTACAAGAAGAATTATAAAGGAGCCTTGAATTCAACACTCTTGGCGAAATCCTTGTATCAAAAACTCTGGGATGATAGTCCATACTTGCTGAAACAATTACCTGGCATTGGAATGGTGACCGCCAAG GCACTGCATTCAATGGGAATTAACTCATTTGAGACTTTAGCTGAAGCTGATCCAAGGAGGATAGAGATAGTCACTGGTCGAAAATATCCATTCGGGAACCATATTAAGGATTCCTTACATTCACTACCTCCAAAAGTCGACATGAAGGTTGAGGAAATTGAGTGCCAGAGGCAAGGAAAGTCCATGCTGGTAGTAACATTGACTAGGCTAACACAATCAGTGCAACCAACAAAAAGACATTATGCTGATATG ATTGTTGGTTCAGAAGAGGAGAACTTGATTATCTTCCATGAGAAAATAag ACTGGAAGAGTTCTCCAG CCCCTATAGTGCAGCAATTCTCCTGTCAAATCCTCATCAAGGAAAGCTGACTATTAAGGCTGATCTTATTTTTGAAGAGTACA TTGGTATTGATCTCCGCCAAAAACTTTTattgatgaaagaaaacaatttaagcatgaattataaaaagagaaataagcAGCCTTCCTCTTTTCCTCTGCCCAAGGAAGTATACATCATAGATGATGATGAACCTACATCTCGAGCTCCAGCCAAAGAGCATAACAGATCGGTCAACTCTGAAAGGAAAAATGATTCATT GCCCACTTTCAACCTCCTAGATGAAGAGATGGGGGAAG GTGAGCCTGATGTTGAAGATAAAGAAGATGATTGCAAAATCATCACTGAAAAAACAGTGTTTGATCACATAcgtgaaaaatccaaaaactttCCTATCTTAGCTGCATCAAGTAGTGCCTCTTCTCCATTATCAGAGACCTTGATTTTCACAAGAAAGCGAACTCGTGAGAAGCAGCTTGAACTCCAAAGTGAAGTAGAAGTTCTGGAAGAGACAGACAGAAACAAGATTCCACGACAGAGTGTGGTCAATCCTTCTTCAGAAACCATAGAGGCAGAAGACTATGGACTTGATACTTACAAATGTATGACTCCAAATCACCACATTACTGCCAGAAGCTTAGATACCATGATCGAAGGCGGGCCTCCTCCAGAATCTGCGGAAAGCACATTGAAAACTTCAATTGAGGAATCAATATTTGATCATATACGGAGAAAATCTAAGAATTTCCCTGTTATCAATAAATCAATGACCAAGGATTTTGAGTCTTTACTCTGGACAAAGGAACATTTCTCTGACAGTCAGGCTGACTCTAGTAGTGCTTCCTCTGAAATATTGAAAGAGATGAATCCAGATAAAGTCCTAAGAACTTCAGATTCGGAAAGCACAGAGGTCAAACACAACATATATTTTGGAAGCTCCTATGGGTTACTGAATCTTCCTCCAAGAGTTTCAAGCACCAATGCTGATTCATCATCTACTAAGATGCTATCATTTGATATTTCCATGTTAAAGAATAGGGAGCAGTTAGCAGAACCAGTGAGCTCCATGAAAAGTAGCAGCAAACAGCAATGCTCTCCAAGAGAATCTAAAAGGCAGCAGTGTTCTCCAAATGAATTCAAAAGACAGTGCTGCTCAATGGAAACAACTAGCGAAACCAAGGAAGCAGATTCATTTCTTGGGTTTAAGAGTGTCTTTTCATTTCTCTGA